One Actinomadura viridis genomic region harbors:
- a CDS encoding DUF1990 family protein gives MGGGEGTPAEGAGSGFTYAEVGATRDADIPAGYRWLRTRTEIGSGPEVMRNATDALMEFWMYRALPARVTASAPRAAAGVAVELSLGLGPLRVAAPCRVVWAEEGERRAGWAYGTLPGHPASGEESFVVHMDDSGDVWFTVTAFSRPASRLMRAAGPLAPMFQRAYARRCGAVLRRLSRP, from the coding sequence ATGGGAGGCGGCGAGGGGACCCCGGCGGAGGGCGCCGGCTCCGGCTTCACGTACGCGGAGGTGGGGGCCACCCGTGACGCCGACATCCCGGCCGGTTACCGGTGGCTGAGGACGCGCACCGAGATCGGCTCGGGACCCGAGGTCATGCGGAACGCCACGGACGCGCTCATGGAGTTCTGGATGTACCGGGCCCTTCCGGCGCGGGTGACGGCGTCCGCGCCCCGTGCCGCGGCCGGTGTCGCCGTCGAGCTCTCGCTGGGGCTGGGCCCGCTGCGCGTGGCGGCGCCGTGCCGCGTGGTGTGGGCCGAAGAGGGGGAACGGCGCGCGGGGTGGGCGTACGGGACGCTGCCCGGTCATCCCGCGTCGGGGGAGGAGTCCTTCGTGGTGCACATGGACGACTCGGGGGACGTGTGGTTCACCGTCACCGCCTTCAGCCGCCCGGCGAGCCGCCTGATGCGCGCGGCGGGGCCGCTGGCCCCGATGTTCCAGCGGGCGTACGCCCGCCGCTGCGGAGCGGTCCTGCGCAGGCTCTCGCGCCCCTGA
- the rimO gene encoding 30S ribosomal protein S12 methylthiotransferase RimO has protein sequence MSTRRTVSLVTLGCARNEVDSEELAARMEEAGWGLSDSADDADVVVVNTCGFIDAAKKDSIDTLLAAHDSGAKVVAAGCLAERYGAELAAELPEADAVLSFDDYAAIGDRLDEVMAGRRPAAHTPRDRRTLLPISPVERSAGAVAVPGHGAPSGERAGDELPEGVAPASGPRVLRRRLGGGPVAPLKLASGCDRRCTFCAIPAFRGAYVSRPPAEVLEEARWLAGHGVRELVLVSENSTSYGKDLGDLRALEKLLPELAAVEGIDRVRASYLQPAELRPGLIEVLCSTPGVAPYFDLSFQHASGPVLRSMRRFGDRERFLELLDRIRALAPEAGVRSNFIVGFPGETDDDLDELTAFLTDARLDAIGIFGYSDEDGTEAAKLDGKVDPGEVAARVEDLTALAEELTRQRAEERIGTELDVLLEEETPDGVEGRAAHQAPEVDGTVLVRGDGLKPGEFVRARVAGSDGVDLLADVT, from the coding sequence ATGTCCACTCGCCGTACGGTCTCCCTCGTCACGCTCGGCTGCGCACGCAACGAGGTCGACTCCGAAGAGCTCGCAGCCCGGATGGAGGAGGCGGGCTGGGGCCTGTCCGACTCCGCCGACGACGCCGACGTGGTCGTGGTGAACACCTGCGGTTTCATCGACGCGGCGAAGAAGGACTCGATCGACACGCTGCTGGCCGCGCACGACTCCGGCGCCAAGGTGGTGGCGGCGGGCTGCCTCGCCGAACGGTACGGGGCGGAGCTGGCCGCCGAGCTGCCCGAGGCCGACGCCGTGCTGAGCTTCGACGACTACGCGGCCATCGGGGACCGCCTGGACGAGGTGATGGCCGGCCGCCGCCCCGCCGCCCACACCCCGCGCGACCGCCGTACCCTCCTGCCGATCAGCCCGGTGGAGCGGTCGGCCGGCGCGGTCGCGGTGCCCGGGCACGGCGCCCCGTCCGGCGAGCGGGCCGGGGACGAGCTGCCCGAGGGCGTGGCCCCGGCGTCGGGGCCGCGGGTGCTGCGGCGGAGGCTGGGCGGCGGCCCGGTCGCCCCGCTCAAGCTGGCCTCCGGCTGCGACCGGCGCTGCACGTTCTGCGCCATCCCCGCCTTCCGCGGCGCGTACGTCTCGCGGCCCCCGGCGGAGGTCCTGGAGGAGGCGCGCTGGCTCGCCGGGCACGGCGTGCGCGAGCTGGTGCTGGTGAGCGAGAACTCCACCTCCTACGGCAAGGACCTGGGCGACCTGCGCGCCCTGGAGAAGCTGCTGCCCGAGCTGGCCGCCGTCGAGGGGATCGACCGGGTGCGCGCCAGCTACCTGCAGCCCGCCGAGCTGCGGCCGGGCCTGATCGAGGTCCTGTGCTCCACCCCGGGGGTGGCGCCCTACTTCGACCTGTCCTTCCAGCACGCCAGCGGCCCGGTGCTGCGCTCGATGCGCCGGTTCGGGGACCGGGAGCGGTTCCTGGAGCTGCTGGACCGGATCCGGGCCCTGGCGCCGGAGGCGGGCGTGCGGTCCAACTTCATCGTCGGCTTCCCCGGCGAGACCGACGACGACCTGGACGAGCTGACCGCCTTCCTCACCGACGCCCGGCTGGACGCGATCGGTATCTTCGGGTACTCCGACGAGGACGGAACCGAGGCCGCGAAGCTGGACGGCAAGGTCGACCCCGGCGAGGTCGCCGCCCGGGTGGAGGACCTCACCGCGCTCGCCGAGGAGCTGACCCGGCAGCGCGCCGAGGAGCGGATCGGCACCGAGCTGGACGTCCTGCTGGAGGAGGAGACGCCGGACGGGGTCGAGGGCCGGGCCGCGCACCAGGCCCCGGAGGTCGACGGCACGGTCCTGGTCCGCGGCGACGGCCTGAAGCCGGGCGAGTTCGTCCGCGCCCGCGTCGCCGGCAGTGACGGGGTGGACCTCCTGGCGGACGTGACATGA
- a CDS encoding CinA family nicotinamide mononucleotide deamidase-related protein, whose amino-acid sequence MRVELVTVGDELLLGDTVNGNAAWIGQRLAEHGLEVTRSVVVGDELGAIIGAVTEALGRADAVITTGGLGPTYDDLTRDALAAAAGVELVRDPALERRLRERVAAAGRELQPMALRMADVPEGAGVLGNSAGSAAGLRVELAGGVVYALPGVPFEMRTMIDEVVLPELAGETRVARLTLRTAGLWESVVATGLAPVEAMDGIRLAYLPDPAEVKIRITASGPDAPRRLEEAERACRELLGDAVYGAGDQTLDRVIHRLLGERSATVATAESLTGGLIGAELTRMPGSSATYAGGMVAYATALKEELLGVPGQVLKEHGAVHPDVARAMAAGVRERVGATYGVAVTGVAGPEPQDGRPVGTIFVGVAGPEGEPKVIRPLLPVPGTGAEIRGVIRRMTVVHALEQLRRVILGLDAGPGGEAVP is encoded by the coding sequence GTGCGGGTCGAACTGGTCACCGTCGGGGACGAGCTGCTGCTCGGCGACACGGTCAACGGGAACGCGGCCTGGATAGGGCAGCGGCTGGCCGAGCACGGCCTGGAGGTCACCCGCAGCGTGGTGGTGGGCGACGAGCTCGGCGCCATCATCGGCGCGGTGACCGAGGCGCTGGGACGGGCGGACGCCGTCATCACCACCGGCGGCCTCGGCCCGACCTACGACGATCTGACCCGGGACGCGCTGGCCGCCGCCGCCGGGGTCGAGCTGGTGCGGGACCCCGCCCTGGAACGGCGGCTGCGGGAGCGGGTGGCGGCCGCCGGGCGGGAGCTGCAGCCCATGGCGCTGCGCATGGCCGACGTCCCCGAGGGCGCCGGGGTGCTCGGCAACTCCGCCGGCAGCGCGGCCGGGCTGCGGGTCGAGCTGGCCGGGGGCGTGGTGTACGCGCTGCCGGGCGTCCCGTTCGAGATGCGCACCATGATCGATGAGGTGGTGCTGCCCGAGCTGGCGGGCGAGACCCGCGTCGCGCGGCTCACGCTGCGGACCGCCGGGCTCTGGGAGTCGGTGGTCGCCACCGGCCTCGCCCCGGTGGAGGCCATGGACGGGATCAGGCTGGCCTACCTGCCGGACCCCGCCGAGGTGAAGATCCGGATCACCGCGAGCGGGCCGGACGCCCCGCGGCGCCTGGAGGAGGCCGAGCGCGCCTGCAGGGAGCTGCTGGGGGACGCGGTCTACGGCGCCGGCGACCAGACCCTCGACCGGGTGATCCACCGGCTGCTGGGGGAGCGGTCGGCGACCGTGGCCACGGCCGAGTCCCTCACCGGCGGCCTGATCGGCGCCGAGCTGACCCGCATGCCCGGATCGTCGGCGACCTATGCCGGGGGAATGGTCGCCTATGCCACCGCGTTGAAGGAGGAGTTGCTCGGTGTTCCGGGGCAGGTCCTCAAGGAGCACGGAGCCGTTCATCCGGACGTCGCGAGGGCGATGGCCGCGGGGGTACGGGAACGTGTCGGGGCGACCTATGGGGTCGCGGTGACAGGTGTGGCCGGACCCGAACCGCAGGACGGCCGGCCGGTCGGAACGATTTTCGTCGGAGTGGCCGGACCCGAGGGCGAACCGAAAGTGATCAGACCGCTCCTCCCCGTGCCCGGCACCGGCGCGGAGATCCGCGGCGTGATCCGCAGGATGACTGTCGTACACGCGCTTGAGCAGCTACGACGCGTGATTCTGGGGCTCGATGCCGGACCCGGGGGCGAGGCGGTCCCGTAA
- the pgsA gene encoding CDP-diacylglycerol--glycerol-3-phosphate 3-phosphatidyltransferase: protein MTADTAGSTPPQAGIWNIANILTMARIALVPLLVWLLFLEGTGWRLAAFAVFAVASITDKIDGDLARRRNLVTDFGKIADPIADKALTGAALISLSVLGELWWWVTIAILVREIGITVLRFVVIRYGVIPASKGGKLKTVLQVIAIGLYILPGPLDPLRWAAMGAALVVTLVTGLDYVVQAWRLRHQGRAAAG from the coding sequence ATGACGGCCGACACCGCGGGCTCCACGCCTCCTCAGGCCGGTATCTGGAACATCGCCAACATCCTGACGATGGCGCGGATCGCGCTGGTGCCGCTGCTGGTCTGGCTGCTGTTCCTGGAGGGCACCGGCTGGCGGCTGGCCGCCTTCGCGGTGTTCGCGGTCGCCTCGATCACCGACAAGATCGACGGTGATCTCGCGCGCAGGCGCAACCTGGTCACCGACTTCGGCAAGATCGCCGACCCGATCGCCGACAAGGCGCTCACCGGGGCCGCGCTGATCAGCCTGTCGGTGCTGGGCGAGCTGTGGTGGTGGGTCACCATCGCGATCCTGGTCCGCGAGATCGGGATCACCGTGCTGCGGTTCGTCGTCATCCGGTACGGGGTGATCCCGGCCAGCAAGGGCGGCAAGCTGAAGACGGTGCTGCAGGTGATCGCCATCGGGCTCTACATCCTGCCCGGCCCGCTCGACCCCCTCCGCTGGGCGGCGATGGGGGCGGCCCTCGTGGTCACGCTGGTGACCGGCCTGGACTACGTCGTGCAGGCGTGGCGCCTGCGGCACCAGGGCCGCGCGGCGGCGGGCTGA
- a CDS encoding RNA polymerase sigma factor, translating to MATDPTRAEPEGADRGLTEPGRTEPGGAGPEGPEPQGTGRTGREPEGPGRIDPGGDLDDGRLIERSLREPERFAVLFDRYADRVHRYLVRRVGPAEADDLVSGTFLTAFEQRGGFDTARAGCGALPWLLGIATNLVRGHRRAEARRWKALARTRPDEAETSPAERVVARLDATEAARPLTAALKAMPPGDRDCLLLFAWADLTYTEIAAALDIPVGTVRSRIHRARGRLRAHLRLPDGGPHEDSDGIPIAERSDHRE from the coding sequence ATGGCGACCGACCCGACACGAGCCGAACCCGAAGGCGCCGACCGCGGACTCACCGAACCCGGACGCACCGAACCCGGAGGCGCGGGACCCGAAGGCCCCGAACCCCAAGGCACCGGACGCACCGGCCGCGAGCCCGAAGGCCCCGGACGCATCGACCCCGGCGGCGACCTCGACGACGGGCGGCTGATCGAGCGCTCGCTGCGGGAGCCGGAGCGGTTCGCCGTGCTCTTCGACCGGTACGCCGACCGGGTCCACCGCTACCTGGTCCGCCGGGTGGGCCCGGCGGAGGCCGACGATCTGGTCTCCGGCACCTTCCTCACGGCGTTCGAGCAGCGCGGCGGGTTCGACACCGCGCGGGCGGGCTGCGGGGCGCTGCCATGGCTCCTGGGCATCGCGACCAACCTGGTGCGCGGCCACCGCCGGGCCGAGGCCCGGCGCTGGAAGGCGCTGGCGCGCACGCGGCCGGACGAGGCCGAGACGTCCCCGGCCGAGCGGGTGGTCGCCCGGCTGGACGCGACCGAGGCCGCCCGTCCCCTGACCGCCGCGCTGAAGGCCATGCCGCCCGGTGACCGCGACTGCCTCCTGCTGTTCGCCTGGGCGGACCTCACCTACACCGAGATCGCCGCCGCCCTCGACATCCCGGTCGGCACCGTGCGGTCCCGGATCCACCGCGCCCGCGGCCGGCTCCGCGCGCACCTGCGGCTCCCGGACGGGGGCCCGCACGAGGACTCGGACGGCATCCCCATCGCAGAACGGAGTGACCACCGTGAATGA
- a CDS encoding helix-turn-helix domain-containing protein produces MSIGETLASERKRAGLTLTQVSLQTRIRESVIRAMEQDDFSTCGGNFYARGHIRSVARVIGVDPEPLVREYDDAHGGAPMPLSAVAAFEPEQAVAFRERRSPNWSAAMALALAFVVIYGVVQVVGSGDREQRTARQVADPQRPGASAPAASPTPGAASPKADDPVAIAPRKKVEVRIKVRRATWVNIRGAKGRQLFSGMLRAGDVKEWTDRKKISVVIGNSGGVRLVVNGEDLGTPARGGGVFRMTFTPDDPDPA; encoded by the coding sequence GTGAGCATCGGTGAGACCTTGGCGAGCGAGCGCAAGCGGGCCGGTCTCACGCTCACGCAGGTGAGCCTGCAGACCCGGATCCGCGAGTCCGTGATCCGCGCGATGGAGCAGGACGACTTCAGCACCTGCGGCGGCAATTTCTACGCGCGCGGGCACATCCGCAGCGTCGCGCGGGTGATCGGTGTCGATCCCGAACCCCTGGTCCGCGAGTACGACGACGCGCACGGCGGCGCCCCCATGCCCCTTTCGGCGGTGGCGGCGTTCGAGCCGGAGCAGGCGGTGGCGTTCCGCGAGCGCCGTTCCCCGAACTGGAGCGCCGCGATGGCGCTGGCGCTGGCGTTCGTGGTGATCTACGGGGTCGTCCAGGTCGTCGGCAGCGGCGACCGCGAGCAGCGCACCGCCCGCCAGGTCGCCGACCCGCAGCGGCCGGGCGCGTCCGCTCCCGCGGCCTCGCCCACGCCCGGCGCGGCCTCGCCCAAGGCCGACGACCCGGTCGCGATCGCGCCGCGCAAGAAGGTGGAGGTGCGGATCAAGGTCCGCCGCGCCACCTGGGTCAACATCCGCGGCGCCAAGGGAAGGCAGCTGTTCAGCGGCATGCTCCGCGCCGGGGACGTCAAGGAGTGGACCGACCGCAAGAAGATCAGCGTGGTGATCGGCAACAGCGGCGGCGTCCGCCTCGTCGTCAACGGCGAGGACCTCGGCACGCCCGCCCGGGGCGGCGGCGTCTTCCGCATGACCTTCACCCCCGACGACCCCGATCCGGCCTGA
- a CDS encoding helix-turn-helix domain-containing protein, whose product MVLLRQLLGDVLRQLRLRQGRTLREVSAAARVSLGYLSEVERGQKEASSELLSSICKALGVPLSHVLREVADQLALAELQHEPVMAGAPEHERIPAESIPATPEGITGEFRADMVAA is encoded by the coding sequence ATGGTCCTGCTTCGCCAGCTGCTCGGTGATGTACTGCGGCAGCTGCGGCTGCGCCAGGGACGCACCCTCCGTGAGGTGTCCGCCGCGGCACGGGTCTCCCTCGGTTATCTCTCCGAGGTCGAACGGGGACAGAAAGAGGCTTCTTCGGAGCTGCTCTCCTCGATCTGCAAAGCACTCGGAGTGCCGCTCTCGCACGTCCTGCGGGAGGTCGCCGACCAGCTCGCCCTGGCCGAGCTGCAGCACGAGCCCGTCATGGCCGGCGCGCCCGAGCACGAGCGCATCCCGGCCGAGAGCATCCCGGCCACGCCGGAGGGCATCACCGGCGAGTTCCGCGCCGACATGGTCGCCGCCTGA
- a CDS encoding DNA translocase FtsK, translated as MATRASGGAKASSRTRAGAGGARRPAGSAPRKRPSGGAKGGGGRGSGKGRPPQRPDPFTQLFVGLFKLIFKLYHLAAVTVGSVFRAYGRGARGLDAEHQRDGLGLALLGAAIVLASVTWWRPEGVVTVALEQVVRGGIGKLAMVLPVLLAVLAWRTLRHPEQSEDTGRIVIGTTALAVGVLGIVHIAAGGPAPAQDMAAVRRAGGVIGWLSSAPLDTALSGWVAVPLLLLLSGFGLLVVTATPINRVPERLSDLWAVATLQGRHGRTEGGRAAAGDGQEGPARPKRRRKPAAGRAGEEGEAGEGELEVGEHSKPYDTPVLEDAPKKRRGGKGGGDLADDIFEPDPFGAAPPPGPEAETVAAPVDGPPVPVPDPGDPEIPPAPDIPDPTPAPRRVEQLPLSSSGEIYELPDPAALRPGSVAKPRTKANDTVVNALTGVLEQFDIDAQVTGFTRGPTITRYEIELGPAVKVEKVTALTKNIAYAVKSADVRIISPIPGKSAIGVEIPNVDKDIVSLGDVLRSPAATNEHHPMIVGLGKDVEGRTVVANLAKMPHILIAGATGAGKSTCINGLITSVLMRATPDEVRMILVDPKRVELTMYQGIPHLITPIITNPKKAAEALDWVVGEMDRRYDDLAASGFRHIDDFNKAVRAGKLTAPPGSERVYTPYPYMLVIVDELADLMMVAPRDVEDSVVRITQLARAAGIHLVLATQRPSVDVVTGLIKANVPSRLAFATSSLADSRVILDQPGAEKLVGQGDALFLPMGASKPMRLQNAYVAEKEIHQVVDHCKAQMQAVYREDVTDAAGPKKEIDEDIGDDMDLLVQAIELVVSTQFGSTSMLQRKLRVGFAKAGRLMDLMESRGIVGPSEGSKARDVLTKPDDLPGVLAGLRGGEAGN; from the coding sequence ATGGCCACACGTGCGTCCGGGGGAGCCAAGGCGTCCTCGCGTACCCGGGCCGGCGCCGGTGGTGCCCGCAGACCGGCGGGCTCGGCCCCCCGCAAGCGTCCGAGCGGTGGCGCGAAGGGCGGCGGAGGCCGCGGCTCCGGAAAGGGGCGTCCCCCGCAGAGACCCGACCCGTTCACCCAGCTGTTCGTCGGGCTCTTCAAGCTGATCTTCAAGCTCTACCATCTGGCCGCGGTGACGGTCGGGTCGGTCTTCCGCGCGTACGGGCGCGGCGCCCGCGGCCTGGACGCCGAGCACCAGCGCGACGGCCTCGGCCTGGCGCTGCTGGGCGCCGCGATCGTGCTGGCCTCGGTCACCTGGTGGCGGCCCGAGGGCGTGGTCACCGTCGCGCTGGAGCAGGTGGTGCGCGGCGGCATCGGCAAGCTGGCGATGGTCCTGCCGGTGCTCCTGGCCGTGCTGGCCTGGCGGACGCTGCGGCATCCCGAGCAGAGCGAGGACACCGGCCGCATCGTCATCGGGACGACCGCGCTCGCGGTGGGCGTGCTGGGCATCGTGCACATCGCCGCCGGGGGTCCCGCCCCCGCCCAGGACATGGCGGCGGTGCGCCGGGCCGGCGGCGTGATCGGCTGGCTGTCGTCGGCGCCGCTGGACACCGCGCTGAGCGGCTGGGTGGCGGTGCCGCTGCTGCTCCTGCTGTCGGGCTTCGGGCTGCTGGTGGTCACCGCGACGCCGATCAACCGCGTCCCCGAACGGCTCTCCGACCTCTGGGCCGTGGCCACCCTCCAGGGACGGCACGGACGGACGGAGGGAGGCCGCGCGGCGGCCGGGGACGGGCAGGAGGGCCCGGCCCGTCCGAAGCGGCGCCGCAAGCCCGCCGCCGGCCGGGCCGGCGAGGAGGGCGAGGCCGGCGAGGGCGAGCTGGAGGTGGGCGAGCACTCCAAGCCGTACGACACCCCGGTTCTGGAGGACGCGCCGAAGAAGCGCCGCGGCGGCAAGGGCGGCGGCGACCTGGCCGACGACATCTTCGAGCCCGACCCGTTCGGCGCCGCGCCGCCGCCGGGGCCCGAGGCCGAGACGGTGGCCGCCCCGGTGGACGGCCCGCCCGTCCCGGTGCCCGACCCGGGCGATCCGGAGATCCCGCCGGCTCCGGACATCCCCGACCCGACCCCGGCGCCGCGCCGCGTGGAGCAGCTGCCGCTGTCGTCGTCCGGCGAGATCTACGAGCTGCCCGACCCGGCCGCGCTGCGGCCCGGCAGCGTCGCCAAGCCGCGCACCAAGGCCAACGACACCGTCGTCAACGCGCTGACCGGGGTGCTGGAGCAGTTCGACATCGACGCGCAGGTCACCGGGTTCACCCGGGGGCCGACGATCACCCGGTACGAGATCGAGCTGGGCCCGGCGGTCAAGGTCGAGAAGGTCACCGCGCTCACCAAGAACATCGCCTACGCGGTGAAGAGCGCCGACGTGCGGATCATCTCCCCGATCCCCGGCAAGTCGGCCATCGGGGTGGAGATCCCCAACGTCGACAAGGACATCGTCAGCCTGGGCGACGTGCTGCGCTCGCCGGCCGCGACCAACGAGCACCATCCGATGATCGTCGGGCTGGGCAAGGACGTCGAGGGCCGCACGGTGGTCGCCAACCTGGCGAAGATGCCGCACATCCTCATCGCGGGCGCCACCGGCGCGGGCAAGTCCACCTGCATCAACGGCCTGATCACCTCGGTGCTGATGCGGGCCACCCCCGACGAGGTCCGGATGATCCTGGTCGACCCCAAGCGGGTCGAGCTGACGATGTACCAGGGCATCCCGCACCTCATCACGCCGATCATCACCAACCCCAAGAAGGCCGCCGAGGCCCTGGACTGGGTGGTCGGCGAGATGGACCGCCGCTACGACGACCTGGCCGCCTCCGGGTTCCGCCACATCGACGACTTCAACAAGGCGGTGCGGGCGGGCAAGCTCACCGCGCCGCCCGGCAGCGAGCGCGTCTACACCCCCTACCCCTACATGCTGGTGATCGTGGACGAGCTGGCCGACCTGATGATGGTCGCGCCGCGCGACGTGGAGGACTCGGTCGTCCGCATCACCCAGCTGGCCCGTGCCGCCGGCATCCACCTGGTGCTGGCCACCCAGCGGCCCAGCGTGGACGTGGTGACCGGCCTGATCAAGGCGAACGTGCCGTCCCGCCTGGCGTTCGCCACCTCCTCGCTGGCCGACAGCCGGGTCATCCTCGACCAGCCGGGGGCGGAGAAGCTGGTCGGGCAGGGCGACGCGCTGTTCCTGCCGATGGGAGCCAGCAAGCCGATGCGGCTCCAGAACGCCTACGTGGCGGAGAAGGAGATCCATCAGGTCGTCGACCACTGCAAGGCGCAGATGCAGGCGGTCTACCGCGAGGACGTCACCGACGCCGCCGGCCCGAAGAAGGAGATCGACGAGGACATCGGCGACGACATGGACCTGCTGGTCCAGGCGATCGAGCTGGTGGTCAGCACCCAGTTCGGCTCGACCTCGATGCTCCAGCGCAAGCTGCGGGTCGGGTTCGCCAAGGCCGGGCGGCTGATGGACCTGATGGAGAGCCGCGGCATCGTGGGTCCCAGCGAGGGATCCAAGGCGCGCGACGTCCTCACCAAGCCCGACGACCTGCCCGGCGTGCTGGCCGGGCTGCGCGGCGGTGAAGCCGGGAACTGA
- a CDS encoding Dps family protein, whose product MTAVKSPLTEAAQKTTGEALQGALVDLIDLGLLGKQAHWNLTGRNFKVVHEHLDEVVALARQYQDEVAERSVALGVNPDGRARTIADRTTIPQLEAGYLADDKVVAAIADVLAQLIEKFRDRIALTDQPDPVTQDLFIAITAALEKQHWMFQAQV is encoded by the coding sequence ATGACGGCGGTCAAGAGCCCGTTGACGGAAGCGGCACAGAAGACCACGGGCGAGGCCCTGCAGGGCGCGCTCGTCGACCTGATCGACCTCGGCCTCCTGGGCAAGCAGGCCCACTGGAACCTCACCGGACGCAACTTCAAGGTCGTGCACGAGCACCTCGACGAGGTGGTCGCCCTCGCCCGCCAGTACCAGGACGAGGTGGCCGAGCGGTCCGTGGCGCTCGGGGTCAACCCCGACGGCCGGGCCCGGACCATCGCGGACCGGACCACGATCCCTCAGCTGGAGGCCGGCTACCTGGCCGACGACAAGGTCGTGGCCGCGATCGCCGATGTGCTGGCCCAGCTGATCGAGAAGTTCCGCGACCGGATCGCGCTCACCGATCAGCCGGACCCGGTCACCCAGGACCTGTTCATCGCGATCACCGCGGCCCTGGAGAAGCAGCACTGGATGTTCCAGGCCCAGGTCTGA